CAGGAGATACACAAGGGTCTGCTGGCGTGCCTTGACGAAACCGGTGAGAGGCCGCCTGCGCCGATAGCTCAGTGAAGGTCCCCGACTTTACCGTCATTCTGGCCCGATCGAGGATAACGCGGAACGCGCGGGCGATCTCGTGAGAGGGGTGGGTGTTGAGGAAGCGGCCGCACATGGGGAATCATGGTGCTAACGCGAAAACAGTCAGGCCTGCCGACTGGCCAGCCACACCCGCCCGGCCTCACTGATCTCCCATACACCGCGCAGCGAATCCGATTTCAGCAAACCTTCTTTGACCATCGAGTTCCGCGCCCACTGTGCGGCGTTGCGCCAGCGAGGGTTGTCAGGACCCGAAGCGAGTGGGTCGAAGTCCACAGACTGGAGCCTGGGTTTCATGATCTGGCCGACCATCTCCAGCACATCCGCCGCCTTGCCAGAACCACCCATGCTTTGCAGGATGCGGAGGATGGGCTCGCGGTAAGCGGCCTCGGGCGTTCGGAGGCCGTTCCGGAGGCGACCGAGGTTGCGGCGCTCGGCTTTGGTCTCTTCATCCTCTTCCTGTTCAGCTACCGCGGCGATGGCTTGCCATTCCTCGCGAAGTGCCGAGACCTTGTCACGGAACGCGATGAGTACGCCTGCGCGAGCGAGAGCTTCCTTGGCGCGGTCGTAGTCACGACTTTCAAAGGACCGTGACCCAACGGTGTTTACGAAGTCGACCTCGGCCTCGACTTCTTCAAGAAGTGTCTCGAAAGCGGTTGACACGTCATGGGGGTTGCTTTGGATCATCAGCTTGCTTTTTCGGATGGGCCTGTCTCGGGAAGTGCCTGATACTCATCATGGAACAGGTTCAGGTGTGGAAACGCCTGTTGCGCGATATCGATGAACT
This Phycisphaeraceae bacterium DNA region includes the following protein-coding sequences:
- a CDS encoding winged helix-turn-helix domain-containing protein, giving the protein MIQSNPHDVSTAFETLLEEVEAEVDFVNTVGSRSFESRDYDRAKEALARAGVLIAFRDKVSALREEWQAIAAVAEQEEDEETKAERRNLGRLRNGLRTPEAAYREPILRILQSMGGSGKAADVLEMVGQIMKPRLQSVDFDPLASGPDNPRWRNAAQWARNSMVKEGLLKSDSLRGVWEISEAGRVWLASRQA